A stretch of the Lolium perenne isolate Kyuss_39 chromosome 3, Kyuss_2.0, whole genome shotgun sequence genome encodes the following:
- the LOC127339770 gene encoding B3 domain-containing protein Os03g0212300-like, with amino-acid sequence MRGRGRGRGRGRGRGRGSGSGSSSLPPPPSTLPLIIEEFFIVVYEDPLVKKALPKKFADYLDGQEPAKVYLRAADCGPRLWTVEVLFDGQGRMYLDKGWEKFAIAHGVDFGCFVHFKYEGDDVLTVKVFDGTMCRKYYYSDDEDTDDESDDDVKPCIHPL; translated from the exons ATGCG gggaaggggaaggggaaggggaaggggaaggggaaggggaagggggagtggaagtggatcatcatcattgccaccaccaccgtcaacactgccattgatcatagaggagttcttcatcgtcgtctatgaagaccctttggtcaagaag gctctcccaaaaaagtttgcggactatcttgacggccaggagccagctaaggtgtatctgcgagcagctgactgtggtcctcgtctctggaccgtggaggtcctatttgatggtcaaggccggatgtacctcgacaagggctgggagaaattcgccatcgcgcacggtgtggatttcggctgcttcgtacacttcaaatatgaaggcgatgatgtgctcacagtgaaggtgttcgacggaacaatgtgcaggaagtactactactcggacgacgaagatactgacgatgaaagcgacgacgacgtgaagccatgcatccatcccctttag